The following are encoded together in the Methylomonas methanica MC09 genome:
- the fabV gene encoding enoyl-ACP reductase FabV, with protein MIIKPRVRGFMCVTTHPVGCEANVKQQIDYVKAGGSIANGPKNVLILGASTGYGLASRIVSAFGAGAKTLGVFFEREGTADKPGTPGWYNSAAFHKFAEAEGLYAKSINGDAFSDDIKQKTIAAIKQDMGKVDLVIYSLASPRRTHPKTGVTHNSTLKPIGKDLVQNGIDTDKEVIKEFTLAAATQEEIDNTVAVMGGEDWQMWIDALAEADVLADGAKTTAFTYLGEKVTWDIYWHGTIGAAKKDLDKRVIDIRAKLAALGGDARVSVLKAVVTQASAAIPVMPLYLALLFKVMKDQGTHEGCIEQVNGLFRDSLYGASPILDEEGRLRADLKELQPQVQDKVNALWQQVNNDNINALTDFAGYKHEFMKLFGFEVDGVDYEAEVNPEAPIKNLA; from the coding sequence ATGATTATCAAACCTCGCGTACGCGGCTTTATGTGCGTTACCACCCATCCGGTCGGCTGCGAAGCCAATGTCAAACAACAGATTGATTACGTCAAAGCCGGCGGCTCCATTGCCAATGGCCCGAAAAACGTGCTGATTTTAGGCGCCTCCACCGGCTACGGACTGGCTTCGCGTATCGTTTCCGCTTTCGGTGCGGGCGCTAAAACCTTGGGGGTTTTCTTCGAACGCGAAGGCACGGCCGATAAACCGGGTACTCCGGGTTGGTATAATTCCGCGGCGTTTCATAAATTTGCCGAAGCGGAAGGCCTGTACGCCAAAAGTATCAATGGCGATGCCTTTTCCGACGACATCAAACAAAAAACCATAGCCGCCATCAAACAGGATATGGGCAAGGTCGATCTGGTGATTTACAGTCTGGCTTCACCGCGCCGCACCCATCCAAAAACCGGCGTGACCCACAATTCGACCCTGAAACCGATCGGCAAGGACTTGGTGCAAAACGGCATCGATACCGATAAGGAAGTGATCAAAGAGTTTACCTTGGCGGCCGCCACTCAGGAAGAAATCGATAACACTGTGGCGGTCATGGGCGGCGAAGACTGGCAAATGTGGATAGACGCCTTGGCCGAAGCGGATGTGCTGGCGGACGGCGCCAAAACCACGGCCTTTACCTATCTGGGCGAAAAAGTCACCTGGGATATTTACTGGCACGGCACTATAGGCGCGGCCAAGAAAGATCTGGATAAACGCGTGATCGATATTCGTGCCAAGCTGGCTGCCCTGGGCGGCGATGCCCGGGTTTCGGTCTTGAAAGCCGTGGTTACGCAGGCCAGCGCGGCGATTCCTGTGATGCCGCTGTATTTGGCGTTGTTGTTTAAAGTCATGAAAGACCAGGGTACGCATGAAGGTTGCATCGAGCAGGTCAACGGCCTGTTCCGCGATAGCCTGTATGGCGCCAGTCCGATACTCGACGAAGAAGGCCGTCTGCGCGCCGATTTGAAAGAATTGCAGCCGCAAGTGCAGGACAAGGTCAACGCCCTGTGGCAACAGGTCAACAACGACAATATCAACGCCTTGACCGATTTCGCCGGTTACAAACACGAGTTTATGAAACTGTTCGGTTTTGAAGTGGACGGCGTCGATTACGAAGCCGAAGTTAACCCCGAAGCGCCGATCAAGAATTTGGCTTAA